Proteins encoded by one window of Desulfomonilia bacterium:
- a CDS encoding metalloregulator ArsR/SmtB family transcription factor: MKIEQAKIKAEILKALAHPVRIILVDALSRGDMCVCDMNTLVNVDQSNVSRHLAVLKKAGIVSERRDGMRVIHHLETPCILNAVGCAENVLMERLARQAKLMKKD, encoded by the coding sequence ATGAAAATTGAACAGGCAAAGATCAAAGCGGAAATATTGAAGGCACTGGCCCACCCTGTGCGCATAATCCTTGTGGATGCACTCAGCAGGGGCGACATGTGCGTTTGCGACATGAACACACTGGTGAATGTAGACCAGTCAAATGTATCGCGACATCTCGCTGTTTTAAAGAAGGCCGGAATAGTGAGCGAACGCAGAGATGGCATGCGGGTTATACATCATCTCGAGACGCCATGCATACTGAATGCAGTCGGCTGTGCTGAAAACGTACTCATGGAAAGGCTCGCCCGTCAGGCAAAATTAATGAAAAAGGATTGA
- a CDS encoding Lrp/AsnC family transcriptional regulator, producing the protein MATLHTMKELDKIDMDILRLAQGDLPVCKEPFALWAAELGISQEELINRLKMFKENGIIRDFKAILRHQKAGILANAIVTWAVKEERVEEAGKELSGYEAITHCYERPDFGAYNIFTMIHARTKKELQDLINMISEETGLRDYKIFWSKREFKKSSMQYF; encoded by the coding sequence GTGGCTACATTGCATACCATGAAAGAGCTGGATAAGATCGATATGGATATATTAAGGCTCGCTCAGGGCGATCTCCCTGTATGTAAAGAGCCTTTTGCTTTATGGGCCGCAGAACTCGGAATATCTCAGGAAGAGCTTATAAACCGCTTGAAGATGTTCAAAGAAAACGGCATCATCCGTGATTTCAAGGCAATTCTTAGGCATCAGAAGGCCGGCATTCTGGCAAATGCAATCGTGACATGGGCGGTTAAAGAGGAAAGGGTGGAAGAGGCCGGTAAAGAGCTTTCCGGATATGAGGCCATAACCCACTGCTATGAACGTCCTGATTTCGGTGCATATAATATCTTCACAATGATTCATGCGAGAACAAAAAAGGAACTTCAAGATCTGATAAACATGATTTCAGAGGAAACAGGCCTCAGAGACTATAAAATCTTCTGGAGCAAGCGGGAATTCAAGAAGTCCTCAATGCAATATTTTTAG
- a CDS encoding DNA-binding protein — translation MKKTVIALTVVSLLVLGISAEASAKTGYNWRGSGGWGTGTPYQSLFDPSKLETVKGVIESVEMINPMKGVHNAVALILKTDKESLTVHLGPDWYISRLDTKLNKGDTIEVKGAKAIYSGKTFIIASEIKKGDATLVLRNDNGIPVWAGWRKQ, via the coding sequence ATGAAAAAGACAGTTATCGCATTAACGGTTGTTTCATTGCTGGTTCTCGGAATTTCCGCCGAAGCGTCGGCAAAAACGGGCTATAACTGGAGAGGCAGCGGCGGATGGGGAACAGGCACGCCTTATCAGAGCCTTTTTGATCCTTCAAAACTCGAAACAGTAAAGGGCGTAATCGAATCTGTCGAAATGATAAATCCCATGAAAGGCGTACATAATGCGGTTGCTCTGATTCTAAAAACAGACAAGGAAAGTCTAACCGTTCACCTTGGACCTGACTGGTATATTTCAAGACTGGATACAAAACTGAATAAGGGAGATACCATCGAAGTTAAAGGCGCAAAGGCCATTTATTCAGGGAAAACTTTTATAATCGCCTCCGAGATTAAAAAGGGAGATGCCACTCTTGTCCTGAGAAATGATAATGGCATACCTGTCTGGGCAGGGTGGCGCAAGCAGTAG
- the trxA gene encoding thioredoxin: METESLVKHATDSDFDAMVINSEMPALVDFWAPWCGPCRAIAPVLEDLAKDYSGKVNIVKVNVDENPAVSREYSVRSIPMLVLFNKGQVRESMLGSRPKEQLSAMIERGLSS, from the coding sequence ATGGAAACAGAAAGCCTTGTAAAACATGCAACGGACAGTGACTTCGATGCTATGGTAATCAACTCCGAAATGCCTGCACTGGTTGATTTCTGGGCCCCGTGGTGCGGACCGTGCAGGGCTATAGCCCCGGTTCTTGAAGATCTGGCAAAGGATTACAGCGGTAAGGTCAATATCGTTAAAGTAAATGTTGACGAAAATCCGGCAGTATCGCGGGAATATTCAGTCAGGAGCATTCCGATGCTTGTTCTTTTCAACAAAGGACAGGTAAGGGAATCCATGCTGGGATCAAGACCCAAAGAACAGCTCTCGGCAATGATTGAGAGAGGCTTGTCATCATGA
- a CDS encoding thioredoxin family protein: protein MKKIQILGTGCPKCNMLKANAETAIKELGIDAEIEKISDIKEIMNFGVMSTPAIAIDGKVISAGKVLKPEDIKKHLS, encoded by the coding sequence ATGAAAAAGATACAGATACTCGGAACAGGGTGCCCGAAATGCAACATGCTCAAGGCAAATGCCGAAACAGCAATCAAGGAGCTTGGAATTGATGCAGAGATCGAAAAGATTTCAGATATTAAAGAAATCATGAATTTCGGTGTAATGAGCACGCCCGCCATAGCAATAGACGGTAAGGTCATCAGCGCGGGCAAGGTTTTAAAGCCGGAAGATATAAAAAAACATCTAAGCTGA
- a CDS encoding thioredoxin family protein encodes MKKIEIIGPGCPFCKTLYKRVEEVVMENGIEAQVEHIKDFSAFIKYFPRTPVLKMDGQVLHNGKILPDKAKIKNMLV; translated from the coding sequence ATGAAAAAGATTGAGATTATCGGTCCGGGGTGCCCCTTCTGCAAAACTCTGTATAAAAGGGTTGAAGAAGTCGTAATGGAAAACGGAATCGAGGCTCAGGTCGAGCATATTAAGGATTTCAGCGCATTTATCAAATATTTTCCCAGAACCCCGGTTTTAAAGATGGACGGCCAGGTTCTGCATAATGGCAAAATCCTTCCGGACAAGGCGAAGATAAAAAACATGCTGGTCTGA
- a CDS encoding aromatic aminobenezylarsenical efflux permease ArsG family transporter produces MTLLDIWAAMWLGILTSISPCPLATNIAAISYIGKDMTSHMKVFVSGIAYTTGRVFAYAAVGVMLSAGLSSVPDVANFLQRYMNAILGPMLFITGIFLFGFINISLPGINADRFKKLAGKGMVTGPFLLGIIFSLAFCPVSAALFFGSLIPLALSVKSPVMFPSLYGFGTGLPVILFAFLIAFGMHSLGSFFKGITRFEKWARYATGIIFVLVGGYYALIYTFKII; encoded by the coding sequence ATGACGTTGCTGGATATCTGGGCAGCCATGTGGCTGGGGATACTCACTTCCATCAGCCCCTGCCCTCTTGCAACCAACATTGCGGCCATTTCCTACATAGGCAAGGACATGACATCTCACATGAAGGTGTTCGTCTCCGGCATCGCCTATACAACAGGAAGGGTCTTTGCCTATGCGGCTGTGGGCGTTATGTTGAGCGCCGGGCTTTCATCCGTGCCGGATGTCGCCAACTTCCTTCAAAGATATATGAACGCCATTTTAGGCCCCATGCTTTTCATAACAGGCATATTCCTGTTCGGTTTTATCAATATCAGCCTGCCGGGAATAAACGCCGACAGGTTTAAAAAACTTGCAGGAAAAGGCATGGTTACAGGGCCGTTCCTTCTTGGGATAATTTTTTCACTTGCATTCTGCCCGGTTTCAGCGGCTCTGTTTTTCGGCAGCCTCATACCGCTTGCGCTTTCAGTGAAATCGCCGGTCATGTTTCCGTCATTATATGGTTTCGGAACCGGTCTGCCTGTCATCCTTTTTGCCTTCCTCATCGCTTTCGGTATGCATTCGCTTGGCAGTTTCTTCAAAGGAATCACCCGTTTTGAAAAATGGGCGAGATACGCAACCGGAATAATTTTTGTGCTGGTCGGCGGATACTATGCCCTCATCTACACATTTAAAATAATCTAG
- a CDS encoding nitrophenyl compound nitroreductase subunit ArsF family protein, translating to MRKYLLLLVAFAFVFCPVLADAAAKADTKYIVYYFRTTGRCHSCIQMEKMTKETIEKDFAKEVKSGLVEFRSVDVETPQNKHYIKDYGLYTKSVIISEVKNGKETRWKNLDQIWKKLRNEYEFRLYISDELRQFMKGAK from the coding sequence ATGAGAAAATATTTATTGCTGCTGGTTGCTTTTGCATTTGTCTTTTGTCCTGTCCTTGCTGATGCAGCCGCTAAGGCAGATACAAAATACATCGTGTATTATTTCCGCACTACAGGCCGCTGCCATTCATGCATCCAGATGGAGAAGATGACAAAAGAGACCATTGAGAAGGATTTTGCAAAAGAGGTTAAAAGCGGCCTTGTTGAATTCCGCTCGGTCGATGTTGAGACTCCTCAAAATAAGCATTACATAAAAGATTACGGGCTTTACACAAAATCAGTCATTATTTCCGAAGTAAAAAACGGCAAGGAAACCCGCTGGAAGAACCTGGATCAGATATGGAAAAAATTAAGGAATGAATATGAATTCAGGCTCTATATCTCTGATGAATTAAGACAGTTTATGAAAGGCGCTAAATAG
- a CDS encoding permease — protein sequence MNKELKILLYLIAAFAIIFFLPVDSLRFQGAVIEAFRLLRWYAREHVLLCLVPAFFIAGAIGVFISQASVMKYFGPTAKKWLSYSVASVSGTVLAVCSCTVLPLFGGIYMRGAGLGPAIAFLYSGPAINVLAIVLTARVIGWEMGLARAIGAVLFSIVIGLLMHFIFIKEERAKVQAAGEVYYGDDIENERPLWQTVLFFFSMIGILVFANWGRPVETTGIWHAIFSAKWVVTALFGIMFAAVLWRFFKVKFLYLLIGAVATAAMTFVMPGMPSMAVTAGVIALSIITFYSGSEMTDWREQTWGFAKQITPLLFGGVLVAGFLLGSPESKDAGIIPSIWIQAFVGNTPEAFMSLTGMIGEAPAWLNLIWPVWTNFFASLSGALMYFATLTEVPIVRGLIDSGMGQGPALALLLAGPALSLPSMLVINSVIGPRKTLVYIILVVIMATISGMVYGAIV from the coding sequence ATGAATAAAGAACTTAAAATACTTTTGTACCTGATAGCGGCCTTTGCAATAATTTTCTTTCTGCCTGTAGATTCCCTGCGTTTTCAGGGCGCCGTAATCGAAGCTTTCAGACTTCTCAGATGGTATGCCAGGGAGCACGTACTTTTATGTCTGGTGCCAGCCTTTTTCATAGCAGGAGCAATCGGTGTGTTCATTTCGCAGGCGTCGGTCATGAAATACTTCGGGCCTACAGCCAAGAAATGGCTTTCATATTCTGTTGCTTCGGTATCCGGAACAGTGCTTGCGGTGTGCTCCTGCACGGTGCTTCCTCTTTTCGGCGGCATATACATGCGCGGCGCAGGCCTTGGTCCAGCCATAGCCTTTTTGTATTCCGGCCCTGCAATAAATGTTCTGGCAATCGTGCTTACCGCCAGAGTCATCGGCTGGGAAATGGGGCTGGCACGAGCAATAGGAGCTGTCTTGTTCAGTATTGTCATAGGGCTTTTGATGCACTTTATTTTTATCAAGGAAGAGCGCGCCAAGGTTCAGGCGGCAGGTGAAGTCTATTACGGCGATGATATAGAAAACGAAAGACCGCTCTGGCAGACCGTGCTGTTCTTCTTTTCCATGATAGGGATACTGGTCTTTGCCAACTGGGGCAGACCGGTTGAGACAACTGGAATATGGCACGCAATCTTCTCGGCAAAATGGGTTGTTACAGCATTATTCGGCATCATGTTCGCAGCCGTGTTGTGGCGTTTTTTCAAGGTTAAATTTCTCTATCTGTTAATCGGCGCAGTTGCAACCGCCGCCATGACATTCGTCATGCCCGGCATGCCTTCTATGGCCGTCACGGCAGGAGTCATTGCACTTTCAATAATTACTTTTTATTCCGGTTCGGAAATGACCGACTGGAGAGAACAGACATGGGGGTTTGCAAAACAGATAACGCCTCTGCTTTTCGGGGGCGTTCTTGTAGCAGGATTTCTTCTTGGAAGTCCTGAATCCAAGGATGCAGGAATAATCCCAAGCATCTGGATTCAGGCCTTTGTCGGTAATACGCCCGAGGCTTTCATGTCACTTACGGGTATGATTGGTGAAGCTCCTGCCTGGCTTAATCTGATATGGCCGGTGTGGACTAACTTTTTCGCTTCACTTTCAGGTGCATTGATGTATTTTGCAACGCTTACCGAAGTGCCGATAGTAAGAGGGCTTATCGACAGCGGCATGGGACAGGGCCCTGCACTCGCGCTGCTGCTTGCCGGACCGGCGCTGTCTCTTCCCAGCATGCTGGTTATAAACAGTGTGATCGGCCCCAGGAAGACACTTGTTTATATAATTCTGGTTGTAATTATGGCGACAATATCAGGGATGGTCTACGGAGCAATCGTTTAA